gtacacatttacAAATTTCAGAATAtcccccaaatattttgtaaCCATTATATTCAATCTCACCCATGCCTATCCTTTAATCTTTTGAGGGTCTGGGGCTTTTTCATAAAACTGAATTTCACTTACAACTGATAATCTTTTCTtgtgataaatgatatatccATGTATGTAGCATATTCAAATCATGCATAAATTTGCtcataactttacaaacagttttatgaaacagcacCCAGGTTCCTTTCACTGTTTTATCTTCTATTCATTTCACTTCCATACACATCCATCattcccccttttcttcataGTGTAACCTCTGAAAATATGTCAGATATCTTGCGCTTGATCCCATTCCACAAGTTAGTGCTACACAAACTATGTATGTCACCCAAAAACTTATTTGAAAACCAATATCCTGGCATCTTTCACCAGAGTCTCCAAATGTCACATTCCTTAATATAGCTCTCCGCAAGTgtctaaatgaaaataaaaaactatGTGGGGTCCATAATTGTATCTATTGACTTTCCTCTTACACTTCCTCTTGTTGGGGTTCAGGTCGTGATCGAGGTTTAAGGTTGAATGAGGGGATTTTAgtcatttcttttgttgttgttgttgatgctAATGTTCATCTCATCATTTTGCTACCAGTCTGTCTTGTAAAAATTTCCCATTTTATAACCCAATTGTGGCATTCATTCCACATACTGCGGGTAATTAATTTCAATATTGAATGTTTTTAACAATTTGCAGTATATGAGTAGAAGGGGTTGGAGTATTTATGAATCTCTTCTTATCTTTTCCTCATATTGTACTTTGTGTGAGAGATTTTTGAAAATGCTTTATGAATATGCTTTAATATCTGAGCATTTGCATACCAGTAAATTGGcaaattcaaaatcacaatgttttcattgaaattctCATCTGTCgcaaatttttttcaaaaaatataaaccatgaaatcacttttttttttcattgaaattctgTCACATTCATCCTTTTCAGGGAGTTTTGATGATGTTCTTTTTAGGATCTGCATTCAATTTAGTAATGCAGGGTTAGAAATGCagcaaaatgataatttgaagAATATCATGCAGTCGATTAAGTTCAAAATAAAGCTTAACTGAGGGAATTACGCATTTAGTGAAGGCAATGCTCTGTCTTACTTTATTAACCATTGCAGGGGATAATTGGTAGATTTTGGAATCCTCCATGATATTCTCCAGTTGTGCATCCCCCGAATGTGAGGAACATGCATCTAATAATTTAACCATTgctttatttgaaaataatgccCCCTtaccccctaaaaaaataaaaaataaattgatgataaaaataaaatatgggaATTCTCAATTTCAACTGCACTCATTTATGGAGAATGTTTCTATAAAGGTTtaggtaatatttattttatttcatatccacACTATATACATTGGACTGattattatatgataaaatCTCTTGGctatatttattaaatcatttcAGTTGAGCTTtgaaattacaaatattttgttgttgtttttacctACCGTATGCAGGCTCAGAGTTTGACCCTCTAAAGCTACGCCTGCCGACCGATGCACTTCTAGTGGTGGTCAACCGTCTCCCTCAAGCCGCATCCACCCTGGAGCTACTCAGTATCCATGGCAACAGCTCCACCTTCTCCGACACCTCCACCACCTCCTCGACAGACGGTCCTGGCCGTCCGACCGACCTGGTGCGCCTGGCTAGCAGACAGCTCCTGACCCACCTCAGGTCACTACAAGATTACATACGCAACACCGTTAGGAGGTCACGAATCCCTGCGGAGTCAGAGACGGGGGTGAAGCGCAGCAAGCACGTCAGGTTTGCTGAGCATCTCAATAAGAAGGCATTCATCTACAGGTATTCATCGATGTCCTCCGACACCGATTCTAGCGGGACGTGAAATGCCATAAGccttctttcaaaataatgCAACATGGTCAAACCCTTCTAAATGGCCACTTAACATAGCgattatataatttatattcctCTTTCTTATCCCAAACATTTTGCCCCTGAAAACTTTCATCATTAAGTTCTTGTTCATTTATATATTAGAAAAATTGCCAATACTAGTAGTCCTCAACATTTATCAagtcaaatatgaaaaaaggcTTTATTGGCTCATGAGAAAGATCTCGTTCCTGAGGCATTGCATAAAATTagttaaaaacaagaaattctAGAAAATCAGCAAGATTTTACATCTAGTTCTACATTTGAATTTTtacttcatatacatgtatgtactgggATCCACAATTTTCAAACCACAGAATGTTTCACTGACTATTTGATCGTTAGACATAGTGATAATTAGCCCTAagttggtattagaccaagtttTACTTCGACCTAATGGTAGTTTAACCAAGTGGATTCAGACAGAATGCGATGTAAAGCTAGATGATCTGGAAAGTAGACCagttggtattagaccaagtgttaTTTGGTCCAAATGCCAATTAGACCAATTTGTTTGTAGTCATAAATGCAATGTATTCAGGAAAGTAGACCTAATGGTATTATACCAAGTGTTAAATGGTCCAAATGGGTTTAGACCTAATGCAATATGAGGCTAGATTATCTGGATGATAGACCAATTAGTATTAGACCTagtgataattggaccaaatggtcattagaccaagttGATTTGGAGATGCAGTGGGTTTAGTCACGATGCagagacatgtacatgtaatacatagTATGGATTAGACCAATTGGTAATATACCAAGTGATGATATCGACTGCAATTAGACCGAATGAGTTGAGACTAGTTGTAACTGGACCAGAAGGAAATAAGACCAAATAGACAGTAGATCAAATGGGTTTTTCATAATACATTGTGGTATCATATGATTTGTAGATTAAACCAACTGATATGAGATTATTGAATGATTGCACCCAATAGCAACATGACAAAGTTGATTGTATGCCAACTGGGTTAAAGACATATTATATAGTGGTCTTAGGTGCTTTGAGAATTAAGGTACATGTAACTGGTATTATACCAAGTAGCTATAGTCCCACAATATCAACACTGCCATGCCATGCAAAATGATTCACAAAACCTTTACAACAAAAATTGGAGTAACCATTTCTTAAATATACagtaatgaacaaaaaaatttaGTCAAAGGGTTATGGTCAGGGGGGCTCTGGTAATTGCCTTCATGTATTTAGTAAATATAGGCTTATTATATgttaattttattgaaatatcacTGCTTGTTG
Above is a window of Lytechinus pictus isolate F3 Inbred chromosome 15, Lp3.0, whole genome shotgun sequence DNA encoding:
- the LOC129277475 gene encoding uncharacterized protein LOC129277475 is translated as MQEEVIFQAREVKKPLDLVLSISTSAKILLNKTQEAQLELTSTQTSPEDQSRPGSYYGQSYACSLSLSGEVHDLRSHIQELYDVIVTGWKGNPSNDGESGMIGSEFDPLKLRLPTDALLVVVNRLPQAASTLELLSIHGNSSTFSDTSTTSSTDGPGRPTDLVRLASRQLLTHLRSLQDYIRNTVRRSRIPAESETGVKRSKHVRFAEHLNKKAFIYRYSSMSSDTDSSGT